Proteins encoded by one window of Nicotiana tabacum cultivar K326 chromosome 10, ASM71507v2, whole genome shotgun sequence:
- the LOC107786831 gene encoding zinc finger protein JACKDAW isoform X2: MMSGDVFSIPSSVKGVVLPHHPQDVLLEPNPNPKANSSSKKRRNLPDPDAEVIALSPKTLMATNRFLCEICNKGFQRDQNLQLHRRGHNLPWKLKQRNKQEIVKKKVYICPEKTCVHNDPSRALGDLTGIKKHFSRKHGEKKWKCEKCSKKYAVQSDWKAHTKTCGTREYKCDCGTLFSRKDSFITHRAFCDALAEESARITSVGTNNLNFNQQPNLVGGISQIGTGFVQDFSGMTSGNSLHHQQQKPRLSLWLNQVNNNSQLNNPLHMSTPSSNLFASSSSTGLPDHMVQMQSPNNIFGNQMQWAIDKNVAATTPATSMTETLSSMYSDNQNQHPKSSTPMSATALLQKAAQIGSTKSSPTFFTNTFGVMNSSSSSSNTQIFNTLSQTTSEMHQVFAKQSEDYNPTDNGLINGCPNMSSSANTKAINLDQAFMQTVGMQTQAVSFNLDNSLTRDFLGMGNEGGRPFLPQELAKFASMTSAMGLSHYSSGH, encoded by the exons ATGATGTCTGGTGATGTTTTTTCAATTCCTTCTTCTGTCAAAGGAGTAGTACTACCTCATCATCCTCAAGATGTATTACTTgaaccaaaccctaaccctaaagCTAATTCTTCTtccaagaaaagaagaaatcttcCAG ATCCAGATGCTGAAGTTATTGCACTTTCACCAAAAACACTGATGGCTACAAatagatttttatgtgaaatctgCAACAAAGGTTTTCAAAGGGACCAAAACTTGCAACTTCATAGGAGAGGACACAATCTACCATGGAAATTAAAGCAAAGGAATAAACAAGAAATAGTGAAgaaaaaagtatatatatgtccAGAAAAAACTTGTGTACACAATGATCCTTCACGTGCACTTGGAGATCTTACTGGTATAAAGAAACATTTCAGTAGAAAACATGGTGAGAAAAAATGGAAGTGTGAGAAGTGTTCAAAGAAATATGCAGTTCAGTCAGATTGGAAAGCACATACTAAAACTTGTGGTACTAGAGAGTATAAATGTGACTGTGGAACTCTTTTTTCCAG GAAAGATAGTTTCATTACACATAGAGCATTTTGTGATGCTTTAGCTGAAGAGAGTGCAAGAATCACTTCAGTGGGAACAAACAACTTGAACTTCAACCAGCAACCCAATTTAGTTGGTGGAATTTCCCAAATTGGGACAGGTTTTGTACAAGATTTTAGTGGTATGACAAGTGGGAATTCTCTACATCATCAGCAACAAAAGCCAAGATTATCACTTTGGTTAAATCAAGTCAATAATAATTCTCAGCTCAATAATCCTCTTCACATGTCAACACCAAGTTCAAATCTTTTTGCTTCCTCTAGTTCAACTGGATTACCAGATCATATGGTGCAAATGCAATCTCCTAATAATATCTTTGGTAATCAAATGCAATGGGCAATTGACAAGAATGTTGCAGCCACTACCCCTGCAACTTCAATGACTGAAACCTTATCTTCTATGTATTCTGATAATCAAAATCAGCACCCAAAATCTTCAACACCAATGTCAGCTACAGCACTTCTTCAAAAAGCTGCCCAAATAGGTTCAACCAAAAGCAGCCCAACTTTCTTTACAAACACTTTTGGTGTAATGAactcttcatcttcttcctcaaaCACACAAATATTCAACACTTTGTCTCAAACCACAAGTGAAATGCACCAAGTTTTTGCTAAACAATCAGAGGATTACAACCCAACAGATAATGGTCTCATTAATGGGTGTCCAAATATGAGTTCATCAGCTAATACTAAAGCAATCAATTTGGATCAGGCATTTATGCAAACAGTTGGCATGCAAACTCAAGCTGTTTCGTTCAACTTGGATAATAGTCTAACCAGAGATTTTCTGGGCATGGGAAATGAAGGGGGACGGCCATTTTTGCCACAAGAGCTGGCTAAGTTTGCTTCGATGACTTCAGCTATGGGGTTAAGCCATTACAGTAGTGGTCACTAG
- the LOC107786831 gene encoding zinc finger protein JACKDAW isoform X1, whose product MMSGDVFSIPSSVKGVVLPHHPQDVLLEPNPNPKANSSSKKRRNLPGTPDPDAEVIALSPKTLMATNRFLCEICNKGFQRDQNLQLHRRGHNLPWKLKQRNKQEIVKKKVYICPEKTCVHNDPSRALGDLTGIKKHFSRKHGEKKWKCEKCSKKYAVQSDWKAHTKTCGTREYKCDCGTLFSRKDSFITHRAFCDALAEESARITSVGTNNLNFNQQPNLVGGISQIGTGFVQDFSGMTSGNSLHHQQQKPRLSLWLNQVNNNSQLNNPLHMSTPSSNLFASSSSTGLPDHMVQMQSPNNIFGNQMQWAIDKNVAATTPATSMTETLSSMYSDNQNQHPKSSTPMSATALLQKAAQIGSTKSSPTFFTNTFGVMNSSSSSSNTQIFNTLSQTTSEMHQVFAKQSEDYNPTDNGLINGCPNMSSSANTKAINLDQAFMQTVGMQTQAVSFNLDNSLTRDFLGMGNEGGRPFLPQELAKFASMTSAMGLSHYSSGH is encoded by the exons ATGATGTCTGGTGATGTTTTTTCAATTCCTTCTTCTGTCAAAGGAGTAGTACTACCTCATCATCCTCAAGATGTATTACTTgaaccaaaccctaaccctaaagCTAATTCTTCTtccaagaaaagaagaaatcttcCAGGTACACCAG ATCCAGATGCTGAAGTTATTGCACTTTCACCAAAAACACTGATGGCTACAAatagatttttatgtgaaatctgCAACAAAGGTTTTCAAAGGGACCAAAACTTGCAACTTCATAGGAGAGGACACAATCTACCATGGAAATTAAAGCAAAGGAATAAACAAGAAATAGTGAAgaaaaaagtatatatatgtccAGAAAAAACTTGTGTACACAATGATCCTTCACGTGCACTTGGAGATCTTACTGGTATAAAGAAACATTTCAGTAGAAAACATGGTGAGAAAAAATGGAAGTGTGAGAAGTGTTCAAAGAAATATGCAGTTCAGTCAGATTGGAAAGCACATACTAAAACTTGTGGTACTAGAGAGTATAAATGTGACTGTGGAACTCTTTTTTCCAG GAAAGATAGTTTCATTACACATAGAGCATTTTGTGATGCTTTAGCTGAAGAGAGTGCAAGAATCACTTCAGTGGGAACAAACAACTTGAACTTCAACCAGCAACCCAATTTAGTTGGTGGAATTTCCCAAATTGGGACAGGTTTTGTACAAGATTTTAGTGGTATGACAAGTGGGAATTCTCTACATCATCAGCAACAAAAGCCAAGATTATCACTTTGGTTAAATCAAGTCAATAATAATTCTCAGCTCAATAATCCTCTTCACATGTCAACACCAAGTTCAAATCTTTTTGCTTCCTCTAGTTCAACTGGATTACCAGATCATATGGTGCAAATGCAATCTCCTAATAATATCTTTGGTAATCAAATGCAATGGGCAATTGACAAGAATGTTGCAGCCACTACCCCTGCAACTTCAATGACTGAAACCTTATCTTCTATGTATTCTGATAATCAAAATCAGCACCCAAAATCTTCAACACCAATGTCAGCTACAGCACTTCTTCAAAAAGCTGCCCAAATAGGTTCAACCAAAAGCAGCCCAACTTTCTTTACAAACACTTTTGGTGTAATGAactcttcatcttcttcctcaaaCACACAAATATTCAACACTTTGTCTCAAACCACAAGTGAAATGCACCAAGTTTTTGCTAAACAATCAGAGGATTACAACCCAACAGATAATGGTCTCATTAATGGGTGTCCAAATATGAGTTCATCAGCTAATACTAAAGCAATCAATTTGGATCAGGCATTTATGCAAACAGTTGGCATGCAAACTCAAGCTGTTTCGTTCAACTTGGATAATAGTCTAACCAGAGATTTTCTGGGCATGGGAAATGAAGGGGGACGGCCATTTTTGCCACAAGAGCTGGCTAAGTTTGCTTCGATGACTTCAGCTATGGGGTTAAGCCATTACAGTAGTGGTCACTAG
- the LOC107786830 gene encoding valine--tRNA ligase, mitochondrial 1, translating to MADSSGKSHETVKNCKTEAAAAASDGKELTPEELEKKKKKEEKAKEKELKKLKAAQKAEAAKKAQGASNVSKTAKKKISKREGEEENPEDYVDPETPLGEKKRLSRQMAKTFNPSAVEKSWYSWWEKSNFFVADPNSSKPPFVIVLPPPNVTGALHIGHALTAAIEDTIIRWRRMSGYNTLWVPGMDHAGIATQVVVEKKIMRERNLTRHDIGRENFVSEVWNWKNEYGGTILQQLRRLGASLDWSRECFTMDEKRSKAVTEAFVRLSNEGLIYRAPRMVHWDCVLRTAISDIEVEYTDIKERTLLSVPGYEEPVEFGVLTSFAYPLEDGLGEIVVATTRIETMLGDTAIAIHPEDKRYSHLHGKFAIHPFNGRRLPIVCDEILVDMNFGTGAVKITPAHDPNDFEVGQRHKLEFISIFTDDGNINSNAGPDFEGMPRFKARVAVTEALKEKGLYRDAKNNEMRLGICSRSNDVVEPLIKPQWFVNCKSMAKEALDAVTDDDNRKMEIIPKQYVAEWKRWLENIRDWCISRQLWWGHRIPSWYVTLHDDKQKEFGVCDDHWIVARNEEEARDLACRKFSGKEIVGLTQDPDVLDTWFSSGLFPLSVLGWPDDTADFKTFYPTSVLETGHDILFFWVARMVMLGIKLGGDVPFTKVYLHPMIRDAHGRKMSKSLGNVIDPLEVINGIELAGLHKRLKEGNLDAKEFERAKEGQAKDFPSGIPECGADALRFALVSYTAQSDKINLDIQRVVGYRQWCNKLWNAIRFAMSKLGEDYTPPTKIVPHEMPFSCQWILSALNKAIAKTVLSLESYDFSDAATAVYSWWQFQLCDVFIEVIKPYFAGDNPEFVSARRFAQDTLWLCLDNGLRLLHPFMPFVTEELWQRLPASGNSIKKESIVISDYPSTIESWNNDSVEAEMEKVSSIVKGLRSKRALLPPKERFARREAFVLCRTNDIVETIKSRELEICTLAALSSLKVSSDSEAAPTQWLTEVVDESVTVFLEEKGTTINPKDEVERLKKKREETRKQYENLNKVMSASGYKEKVPPNVHEDNTSKLGVLKQELESFEENIERLRRQIEAL from the exons GCTAAAGAGAAAGAGTTGAAAAAACTCAAGGCTGCGCAAAAAGCGGAAGCAGCAAAAAAG GCACAGGGCGCCTCCAATGTGTCAAAGACTGCTAAGAAGAAGATCTCAAAAAGGGAAGGTGAAGAGGAGAACCCTGAAGATTATGTTGATCCAGAAACACCTCTGGGGGAGAAGAAGAGGCTCTCCCGTCAAATGGCAAAGACTTTTAATCCCAGTGCTGTAGAGAAATC GTGGTATTCTTGGTGGGAGAAGTCCAATTTCTTCGTTGCAGACCCGAACAGCTCTAAACCACCTTTTGTGATT GTCTTGCCCCCACCAAATGTGACTGGTGCTCTCCATATTGGACATGCACTCACTGCTGCCATCGAG GATACAATTATTCGTTGGCGGAGAATGTCCGGATACAATACCTTGTGGGTGCCAGGGATGGATCATGCTGGGATCGCAACACAG GTTGTTGTGGAGAAGAAGATCATGCGGGAGAGAAATTTGACTAGACATGATATTGGTCGTGAGAACTTTGTATCTGAA GTCTGGAACTGGAAGAATGAGTATGGAGGTACTATACTGCAGCAATTACGTCGCTTGGGTGCGTCACTTGATTGGTCTCGCGAG TGCTTTACCATGGATGAGAAAAGGTCTAAAGCTGTTACTGAAGCATTTGTCAGGCTGTCCAATGAAGGTCTTATATACAG GGCTCCACGTATGGTGCATTGGGATTGTGTCTTGCGTACTGCAATATCTGATATTGAG GTTGAATATACAGACATCAAAGAGAGGACACTTCTGAGTGTTCCTGGATATGAGGAGCCTGTGGAGTTTGGGGTGCTGACATCATTTGCTTACCCCTTGGAAGATGGCCTTGGTGAAATTGTTGTGGCGACTACCAGAATTGAAACAATGCTTGGTGATACTGCAATTGCTATACATCCTGAAGACAAAAGATATAGTCACCTTCATGGGAAATTTGCTATTCATCCATTCAATGGACGAAGGCTTCCAATAGTTTGTGATGAAATACTTGTAGATATGAACTTTGGGACTGGTGCTGTTAAG ATAACTCCAGCCCATGATCCAAATGATTTCGAGGTTGGACAGCGTCACAAACTTGAATTCATAAGTATTTTTACTGATGATGGGAATATAAATAGTAATGCGGGCCCAGACTTTGAAGGAATGCCTCGTTTCAAAGCTCGTGTCGCTGTGACTGAAGCTCTGAAGGAAAAG GGTCTCTACAGGGATGCTAAGAATAACGAGATGCGCCTTGGGATTTGTTCAAGAAGTAATGATGTGGTGGAACCTCTTATAAAGCCCCAGTGGTTTGTCAACTGCAAAAGTATGGCCAAAGAGGCTCTGGATGCTGTTACTGATGATGATAACCGGAAAATGGAGATCATCCCAAAGCAATATGTTGCTGAATGGAAAAG ATGGCTTGAGAATATCCGTGATTGGTGCATCTCAAGGCAGCTTTGGTGGGGTCATCGTATTCCATCTTGGTATGTGACACTGCATGATGACAAGCAGAAGGAGTTTGGTGTATGCGACGATCACTGGATTGTCGCTAGGAATGAAGAAGAGGCTCGAGATTTGGCTTGTAGGAAATTTTCAGGGAAGGAGATTGTTGGGCTCACTCAAGATCCAGATGTGCTGGATACCTGGTTTTCTTCTGGTCTTTTTCCATTATCTGTATTGGGGTGGCCAGATGATACTGCAGATTTCAAAACATTTTATCCAACTTCAGTTCTTGAAACTGGACATGATATTCTCTTCTTCTGGGTTGCACGTATGGTTATGTTGGGAATAAAGCTGGGAGGTGATGTACCATTTACGAAG GTTTATTTGCATCCAATGATCCGTGATGCACATGGACGTAAGATGTCCAAGTCATTGGGAAATGTTATTGATCCTCTTGAAGTTATTAATGGAATTGAACTTGCTGGTCTTCATAAGAGATTAAAGGAGGGTAACCTGGACGCCAAAGAATTTGAGAGGGCAAAAGAGGGACAGGCAAAGGACTTTCCTAGTGGTATTCCTGAATGTGGTGCAGATGCTCTTCGATTTGCCCTAGTCTCATACACTGCCCAG TCCGATAAGATCAATCTGGATATCCAAAGAGTGGTTGGGTATCGTCAATGGTGTAACAAATTGTGGAATGCCATTAGGTTTGCCATGAGTAAACTGGGTGAAGATTACACCCCTCCAACAAAGATAGTTCCTCATGAAATGCCTTTTAGCTGCCAGTGGATACTCTCAGCACTTAACAAGGCCATTGCGAAAACTGTCTTGTCCCTGGAATCTTATGATTTCTCTGATGCAGCAACAGCGGTATATTCGTGGTGGCAGTTCCAGTTGTGTGATGTGTTCATAGAAGTAATCAAGCCATACTTTGCCGGTGATAATCCTGAATTTGTATCTGCAAGAAGATTTGCTCAAGACACCCTGTGGCTTTGTTTAGATAACGGATTGCGATTACTCCATCCATTTATGCCATTTGTCACCGAAGAATTATGGCAGCGTCTTCCTGCTAGCGGGAATTCTATAAAGAAAGAATCAATAGTGATAAGTGATTATCCTTCAACTATAGAG AGCTGGAATAATGATAGCGTGGAAGCTGAGATGGAAAAAGTATCATCCATTGTTAAAGGATTGAGGTCGAAGAGAGCATTGTTGCCTCCAAAGGAGAGATTTGCAAG GCGTGAAGCATTTGTGCTTTGCCGGACAAACGATATTGTGGAGACGATAAAAAGCCGTGAACTGGAGATTTGCACTCTAGCCGCATTGTCATCTTTGAAG GTCTCAAGTGACAGTGAGGCAGCTCCAACTCAGTGGCTGACAGAAGTTGTGGATGAGTCTGTCACAGTTTTTCTCGAGGAAAAAGGGACTACTATTAACCCAAAGGATGAAGTTGAAAGGCtcaaaaagaagagagaagagacGAGGAA GCAATATGAGAACTTAAATAAAGTCATGAGTGCCTCTGGCTACAAAGAGAAAGTTCCACCTAACGTCCATGAAGACAATACATCGAAACTTGGTGTGCTCAAGCAAGAACTGGAATCATTTGAAGAGAATATTGAGCGTCTCAGACGCCAAATTGAGGCACTATAG